AATAAACAAGAATGTTAATGAGAACCTGATGTCTTCTTCAGTGAACACAACTTGAAATAACAACTCAAGAAAATCTTGCAGCTTGCCTTCGCTTGACCGAGGGGTCGTCACAACCTCACCTCCTATATTCAGCAGCCCAAATCCTTCAAGTATTTCACTCCCCTTTTTCCTGCAATGTGCCCCACCCACCTCCAGACACCAAGCACACAAGGCACCCAGCTAAACACGTGAGCACGATTCCAGCGTTTCCTCTGAGATTGGAATTTGACCGTTGCACTCGCCAGGCGCGAGATGCGCTCCACGACGGCTCCTAAAGCAAAATCAGACACAGTTGACTGGATTCTCCTCGGCTGTCAGCTGACCCCACCTCACGCTGTCCACGTTTAACTAGATTTGCTCATATTGCactcgtgcttttttttttttttttgctggctgACAACAGCAACGTTGCATTTGCACACAAACCAGAAACCCTAGACTAGGATATTTCTTAATCTAATCCCTGCTCTGTTACTGGAACCCATAAATATCCATTAGCAGCAGGTCGAAATATACGATCTGTCCGCTGGAAGGGGAAAAGTAGTAACCTCTAGTGTATCCAGCCATGAGACCATTTCAGGTTCTCTAACTGAGTTTGATCCGACACAGCTCATAAAATGCTGCTTTTATAGTTTGCTTTATACATCTTTTAATCTGCCTGGGCAttctcattccccttttaaaagcTCCACTGTACTCAAGTACATTAAACTGCAGCATCGTTGCAGTTAGTGGAACGGTCACAAGAAAAAGATTCAAATACATATAATAACTGACAAAAATAGAAGTGCGTTATCACTGTATCATCATACATCGCCACCAATATTATACTTTGTACTTATCTATAGGTCGGATTTAATGACTGCTTTTAATTCAGTTTAAAATTTGTATTTCCTAATTCTAACAATATCCACACATTGCAATATCCACAATTGAAGCAAGACATTTCTcagtaaatgaaaaaaaaatcacaaatgaatTGCCCTCCGGCAAGCATTGTGCTTTCTCATGCGGCTGGAATGAACATGGATGAATCTTTAACTGTACAGGCAAAGTTTTCAGTAACTAATTTATGATAAAAGGTAAAAACCATAGATTGAGCTCTACTTAATGGATCACTACTTTTGTCACCATGACAACTGCTGTGCTGCCATAAATTGTATGTCCAGTTCAATGGTCATCATCTTTcccaaagaggaaaaaaaaataggtatGATAGATGCTCACTGAGTTGAAATCGAGTGCAACATCACACACGACGATTGCCTGACTTTTAGGGCACTTGTGAGCCAACGCTTGGCGGCATTCAATTTTGCAGGATTCATGATACTACGCGACTCCATTGAACCAGAATGAGTCCCAACCTCTCCCGAACAAAATCCTATCTCAACACAGTTTCATTTCAATTGGCTGAGTAGCTTTGGCATAATGCTGCTCAATGAAAACAAGCAGAAATGAAAACATGACCCTCATGTGAGAGGATTTAAAGGAGTGTTTacagtatatgtgtgtgtgggggggaatgGTACGCTTGATGTGTTATGAGTCTGATTTGAACCGTGAGAGAAGCCCGAGGCTTGTTGCTGCGGGCACATGTGACAGTAACCTAAACAGGAGTGACATTAGAAGACTGGTATTGACAAAGTGTGCCATAATGCAGAGCTTATGTGAGTATTAAAGCATTTTCACATTGTGTCCATTCAACAATATAGCACAAATCACAGTAAAGCAAACTGTTTGGTGCAGGGTGGTGGTatgttaaaaggaaaaaaatgtaaatatttaacCATGGTGTTGAATTGTACTTTATCTGGCAAAAACAATTATGAGGTCCATGTAGGGAAATAATTCTAAAGAGTATGCAAGCAAGGCTTACATTACAATAAGAAGCATGTGACTTGAGTGCGTGTGGTGGACCCAACTCCATGTTGCTACCCTGCCTGTTATCTTAATCAAATCTGAACAAGTTAATATTTACCTCTATGATCTTTACAAATGGTTCAAGGAATAACTGGACCAAAACAAAGGCACCACCTGGAGCACTAAAACATTGTGTTCATTTATTCCCTCATGAGCAAAGACAATGCACTTTTGTTTATTCTGCTTTCTAGGTTGACCACACACTCCACTCCAGTAAGTTCCTTTTTTTAAGAGAGAAAAAGAACATACTTACTGTGATGACAGCCTTACTGAGACACAAAGAGCCCCTGCAGCCATATTCCCGTTCATCTTCTGACTTGTAGTAGCTCAAAGCGTTGTTCTTCAACACGACCCATCGGTCCTGCCATCCGTGGATGTAATTGGTCCACTATAAACAAACAAGCACCGCAACTAAACTTTACAGTCTGCGGGCATGATGAACGTGCGTGTAAAATGAatagacagaaaataaagaaattaCCTTGCTCAACACGCCCCCGAACTCCACAGGTTGTGCGGATTCTGGTTCCACATCTTCGTCTGAACCGGACGCTGAGCTCTTTTCGGACATTTAAATCCAAGATTCAAAAGAACTTAAGTGGCTTTTTAAATCAACAGAGCACTCTAGCTCAACACCAAGTTAATTGAAATCTCACGATCGCAGCAGAACCAAAACAGAACCTGCTTGctcttaaaaataaacacaaagttAGCCTCGCCGTCAGCAGTATGGTGTTATCTGCCTGTTAACGTTAAGCgaagcaggcaaaaaaaaaaaaaaaaaaaaaaaaaaagcacttgcgTAGAAAGGTGACAGTCCAGCCTCGACCGCTCGATTTTGCgggatttgttttgaaaatgacgtCGACCAGCCCCGAGAGAAGCTAGTTAGCGTCAACGGTTAGCTGTCAAAGCAAACCAGCTAATGTTAACTTGGCACCTAACTTCTGACTGTTCCAGTGCGCGCCCCCTGCAGATGACTTGCTGGCGAAAGAATGGTCGATGAAGGCCGACTCGTTACAGACGCTGCGTTACCTCAACTAAGAAGCTACAAATGACGATGAAAGTGGCCGCATTGCAGCTTTATTTCCGTGGTTTTGTTAGCAACAGCGAACGACTCCAATAGCTTGTCATTTGGGTCGAGGGGGAGGAGCTGCAGCCACGCTTTACTGTGTACTTGAAAAAGGCAAGCGTCGAGTTAGCGTGGATATATAGCGGAAGTACAAATACCGGCTCTTTCAAAACAATGTACTACTACAATTTCCGTACTTTAAATTGAATGAGAACATAAgtatattttgaaaataaaatatcgaagtattTTCATTTGGCCAATGTTTAAACATGTTCTCTAAATAAATCCCGATTACTGCTATTTGAGACACACCTTGCTAAATTACTTCATCCTGTTGTCCACAGATGCATTGTACTCAGTCTGTCGtctagtaaaaaataaaataaactcacGTCAACTGACCTCTTAAAGGTCCACCTGAATGTGACGTCAAGTGTCATCATTAGAAAATGTCCACAACTGTTCAAAATtacgtttttttcccctttttcttttttaaacccAAAATTACCTCCCACCATAAAACACAGGACATTCAAAACAAAAGTTGAATTTTCCATTTACGTATTGAACACATGCCATAAAATATTCaatttttaaatctattttaaaaaataatgattaTTTTAACATTTCCACCGGAACAAGAATTTTCGTATTTCCGCTAATGTATAGCAGACGCGGAAGTGTCAACGAAAACAAAACTGACAAAATGTTTGACGTTTTTACAGCCGTACTATATTTCCGTGATTTGTAATAATCGTAGCCCTTgggtttaaaatgacactttgctTGCGTATAACTCATACACACTCATAATACTAATTGTATAATGGTACACTTAGCACGCTACAAGACGGAAAGTTCTTGTTATTGGAACAAAAGAAATAGCATTTCCACATCACGGATCGGATCATCAGGATGGAAAATGGTAGCGCAGCCTCTAAAGGAGAGGGATTCCTTTCCAGAATGGCCCTCAACGACAACAAAGCTGGTATGGAGGGTCTTGACAGAGACAAAATCAATAAGATCATCATGGAGTCATCGAAGGTAGTTACTCATTCAGTTTGCTGTGAAACTGTTAAGATCTATTACATCCACCAATATCTACTGTAGAAAAGTAGTAAAGGGCAAATATTTTATAGTGTTTCTGTGGCTGAGTTTAAAAGACTGTGTCCAGCCTTGTGTAAAAATCTCCTATCCTCAATACGCTGATATATATAGCCCCAAAAGGTGTACGATTGTAAGTTGTCATGATAGATCTCACTAATGCTGTCCTTGCTCTTCACTCGAAGGGATCCAAGTTTTATGAGAATGAACTCAAGAGGGAGCATCAGGTGAACCAGCGCATTGAGAAAATGATGCTGCAAAAAGCACAGATCACAGAACAACAGTTAAAGAAAGCCCAAGCTCAGGTAATGTGATGCAAACATTAAAGATTTGGAGCTAGTTTTCATCAATGCTCTCATTATAGGTGGAGAGGATGGCCTCTGAGTTGGAGAAGAGTCGTGACCTAAGCCGCGTGATTGTGCATGTGGACATGGATGCTTTCTACGCTGCAGTGGAGATGAGAGACTGTCCTGACCTCAAGGACAAGCCCATGGCTGTTGGGTCCATGAGCATGCTGGTCAGTCAAAAATTTATGTCATCATTTCAACCCATTGGCCGTCCCATTTACTTCTCCTACACAATCCAAATCCAAAACAAACTCCCTTTCCAAAGATAAATGATTAACTAACACTACCTGGGACAATAATTTAACAGCATGTTAATTGATGCCAAATTATAGCTGTTAGTCTGATCCAGATCTACACAGCAATAAACTTCAAGTGTATTGCTAAATGATTACATCAAAACAAAATCTCCTTATCTTTACATCGGCAAATTTTTTGATTGAGCTTTATTGTACCTCATCTCGAAATATGCATGTTGGGGCTGGTGAGTCTTATCCATGACACATTTATTGTGCATAAGCTGTATAGCTTACATATGGAACGTATTGAAATATTGCTAAATATCAATAGGACATTAAAATGAGATGCAATACTGTATGAAGATTTTCTGCatctaaaacattttttagaCGCAGTTTTGCTAACTTTCCTCCTCACCTGTGCTTTTACAGTCCACGTCCAACTACCATGCCAGGAAATATGGTGTTCGAGCAGCTATGCCAGGATTCATAGCCAAAAAACTTTGCCCTCACTTAGTCATCGTTCCATGCAACTTTGATAAATACAAATCAGTGAGCAATGAGGTGAGAGTGACACACACAGTGTCATATTTATAGGCCTGTGCAAACCACTGGCTCATGcgtttttgtgtgtcttttttagATCAGGGAGATATTTGCAGACTATGATCCTCATTTCCAGCCAATGAGTCTGGATGAAGCCTATCTGGATTTTACAGAGCACCTGGAACTGAGGAAGAACTGGCCAGAGGCCTCACGAACACATCGCTACAGCTACAGCGGCACTGATATAGGCATGactgaattattaaaaaaataatgatatgaaaaaaatcatctgaaatatattttttctttaaagGTATAGAACAACCTGAGCATCAACAAGAATCCGAGGTGAAAGGCTTCTCCCCTGTGCTATTTGAAGATAGCCCAAATTCCTCTCAGTCCTTGTCAAGTCCTGAAGCTGCCGATGGCACGGGTAAAACTGCTGAGGTTTTTGGTACCTCTGTTGAGGAGGCTGTGAGGGAGATGCGTTTCCGCATTGAGCAGAAGACCATGCTGACTGCCAGTGCAGGTGAGAAGAAATTAACCCTTAaacgtacagtggagcctctttAAACGTTTGGTCTTTATCTTTGAAGTTACAGTGAATGATaatatgaaatttaaaaaataattgtgcTGCTCATGATATACTGATCCTTGATGACATCAAGTTCAGTACACATTATACggcaccctaaaaaaaaaaattgccattaTTCATGGTGATAGTTCATTTGCTCACATTTGACATCTTATGCTCATACTTTGGGTTTTACCAGCTGTCCATTTACTTATCTGGTATTATTTTATGTCCTTCTCCAGGCATTGCTCCAAACATGATGCTGGCCAAGGTATGCAGTGACAAGAACAAgccgaacggacagtacagactTGCATCCACCAGAGAGGCTGTCATGGACTTCATCCAGAACCTCCCAGTTCGCAAAGTACACTGCGTTTTAGTTCAGATAAAACATAATACCTTGTGTATTTGTCATTATGACAAGATGCGTAATTGTGTTGCAACAATGTTTAAATTCAGGGTGTGTTTGTTTGAAACAGGTTTCGGGCATTGGGAAGGTGAGCGAAAAGATGCTGAATGCTCTGGACATCAGTAGCTGTGCTCATCTGGGACAACAGATGGCGCtgttgtcattgttgttttCAGAGACAGCCTGGCATCACTTTATGCAGGTTTCCTTGGGTCTGGGGTCCACATATATCATGAGGTAAACTATCAGCACATTGAAAGTCAACATAAGTGGCTTGGAGACAAACGGACCTGCTTTGCTTTCATTTTAGgaacgaagaaagaaaaagcatgAGCACAGAGAGGTATATTCTTCATGATGAATGAATCATTTAATAACCCACTTACCTACTTGTTGTCATTCCGTTCCCATCCTTTGCGCTTCTGTACAGAACATTTAAAGAATTAAACAAGCCTGATGAACAGCTGTCTTTATTGAGAGAGCTTTGTGAAGACCTCGCACAAGACCTAAAGAAAGAAGATCTCAAGGTAAAGTTCATGGCATTGATTGCACATGGGTTTTATTTAGGGAACATCGTGGCACTGACATTAGTAGCACCAAAGTCGACATGAATGATATGTGTGGCTGTATTCCCATCTCCTAACTTTAAGGGTAAAAACATCACACTAAAAGTGAAGAATGTCAACTTTGAGGTGAAAACCAGAGCACTGACGCTACCGTGTGCCATCGCCACCGCCGATGAGATCTTTGCTGTGGCCAAAGACCTTCTTAAGATGGAAATTGAGAATGAAAGTCCCCAGCCACTCAGACTGAGACTCATGGGTAAATTACACATTACAGTTTCTGGTAATTCCACCATGGAAATTCTGTCAGGAGCTCATATGATAGAACACATACACAATAAAAGGATTAAAGGGGATAAGAGGAAGTCACGTTTTAATTGATGTGTGATCTGGATCACGTCTGAATTAATTAAATCTGTTTTTGAAAATCCAATTTATGGACATCTGTATGGGATGAATTCAATTTTTCATGTTATATTTGTTATAATGATTTTGTTACCAAGTGCCCCATCATGATCAAATCAGATGCATTGTTGATGAAAACACCTTGGTGGAGGTAACACATGGCATATTTTTATAATGGAGAAGAAATTTAGAATTAAATGTGCACATGGAAATAATACATTGCTATTCACACGTATATTATCATCTTGTGTAGGTGTCCGTATCTCTTCCTTTGTCAGCCCGGATGATAAAAAGCCTCTGCAGAAGAGCATCGTTGGTTTCCTCCAATTGGGAAAGGCAGACGTCCGAGGCTCCACCCAAGAAGTGCGCCAACAATTTGAAGGGAATCATCTCTCCTCTTGTCCTCCTCTCACAGCACAAACATGTCAGACTAAAGAGGAGGTTACTTGGCAGATGAAGAAAAAGGGCTTACTAGAGGACCAGCCTGCTGCTAGACCTCAGCTGTCTTTCTTTCAAAGAGCCCACGCCAAGAGACTTCAGCTTCACGTTTGTCAACAAGAGCGAGAAAATGAGCAGAGCATATCTGTTGTTAAACTCAGGGATGATGACGCACATAAAAGAACAGAGTCGCCCAAAAAGGACATGGGGCCAAAAGGTGCAACCTCGAATCTTTCAGAAATTGATGGCATTGAGGCTCATCCGTCTACATCAAGCTCATCATTGAACTGCCTCACCTGTCCTGTGTGTTTCGGCCATGTTAGCACAGACGATTTGAACGTATTCAACAGCCATATAGACTGGTGTCTCACCAAACAAGAGTTCCATGTACCAGATTtaaacaaggaccatgaagGAAGTGAGGTGCCAAGGACTGAAACACACAAAGACCAAGTCAAGAATAATGAACAAGTCAAGCCGAATCACTTGATAAATGATTGTGTTCACAACACCACGTTGATCAACGGCGACAGCATGACTACACATCAGCCTCGGTCATGTCACGACAAAGGTCCCCTCCTCGTCTGCCCGGTGTGTCAGCTGACCCAGGACACAAATGACCTCACTGTCTTTAATCGCCACGTtgacctctgcctgaaccaggaagTGCTGGAGGAGATGGGGACATCACCCTCAGTTGAAATCGCAAAGAGCAATGCAATAGGTGAGTTCTTTCTTGGTCATTGAATTTAAATACGATGGAATGTCAAACGTATGGTTCTTACAGCCAATTTATGTTGGAATTACTAATAAGATCTATTTTTCTGTGAACGTCTTACAGATAAAACGTGTAAAGAACTTATACATCCTGTTGATGTAGAAACTCCACATGTCTCTTTGAAAGGATACTGTGGCCTCTGACCTTCTTGTTTACAGCCAGCCACATTTATGTGAGGCTTTTGTATTGATTTCCACAAAGAAAAGACCTCTTATTTCACCCCGTGGCCATTCTTGTGTCCCAGCCTCGGAATTGTCCAAATCACTTTCTTacctttctttattttttatataatgAACCAAGTCTGGGCACTACAGTTTCCTTTTAAACCATCCTATCTAACAAATTGGAGTCTTTATGTTTCTAACGAGGTCATGCTTGTGTCATTTTTATCCCCCCTTCCACCAAGATGAGAAAATAAGGTTTTGAATGGCTTGTGTTTACAGATATCCCCCCGACGAGGCATGCAGGTAGAGGTAAAAGCAAAAGGTAAGACAGCATTAAACCAAATACATTATTGTGGcatcaaaaaaagcaaaattgtaTTATACGCTGTTAAGTGGCACCGCATTTGTAAGAAACATACATCCATTTGATTCTTCTCTGCCAAAGTTACAGTCCACGGAACGCAAATAAATTTTTTTacggtttgtttttgttcatcaAATGTGTGCAACAtggtaaaatatttttgtgtttgtgcttatCACTTACAGACGAGACCCACCCTCGTATCAGCCCTCTAAAAAAGCCAAAGGTTTGAGCGCTCACAACACCATTGATAAGTTCTTCAGGTGATGGCACAGGAAGTTGGaaaagctggaaaaaaaaaaaaaaaaaagattgcactTAAATCCATATTGAGATGTAAGACCTTGTTGACCTATCTATATCATAGCCACACAATGAATGAAAGAgttgatatttatttattgagaatatttaaaaatcacgTATGTCAGcatgaacattttctttaaattactgaaaatattttaaaattgatcattgtaatatttattacattttttaaaatgttctatGTAACATTTAACAATAAATGAAGGGTTCCATTGCATAAACCGGTTGCAATAAATGCAGTTGCAATAAGCCATGCTTTGTTTTATGTTGATATCAAAGCGCTCTACAGAAAATATAACGTAAAATAACAATATAACAGAACTGGTTTGAAGCAGTTGGAGCAAGGGTGTTCAGACTTTTTCTTCCATGGGccgcatacagacaaattgAAGGATGTAAGGCCCTCTTTGATGATAGTTACTTTTAATTTATTACAATAAAAAACATTCAGTCAGTGCACTGTAGGTAAAATATACCAAGGAATTATATGTTAGTTTTatataaacatttttatttaggGGCCAAACACATCTGATGACTAGTTGGATCAGCTGAAAACATGTAGGGATTATTGTTGATCTTTTCCAAACAGTTGGATGATGTCTGATGTGTGCGATCTTGCTAAGCAAATACGGATCAGCCCTTCAGTGTTGAGCAATGAGTCTCGGGTTGATCTTCCCATCAGGTTCTTCAGGTATTTGGTTTAGCGCTGCTGGGACACACAAAAGTAGAATCCTCCGTTGCTTATCTATTAGGCGGGTGCAACTCAAGAATGTAACAATGGAGAAGAAAGCTTTGGCTTTGAAGGAAATGATAAGGAGACATGTTCCCAAGCGAGAGAATTTGGATTCTTGgaagtggatgaaacaggaacCAGTCAAGGCATTTGTTGATTTAGCTTTGAACAAGAACACAGAAGACAAGACGGAAAACAGCTTTGACAACAAAGAGATGTGTGAGTACACAAGAAATGCGAAGAAGTTTAAATGTTTTATGGTCAAGATAATTGTCATCGACCTTGAGTACCAACTTTAAAAGATATATCGTAAATTGCGATATACACTTGTCGATATTTGTGTAATCTACCTATTGTGTGTTGCGCAATAGTACTGCAAACAGAGAAGCTGTTTATTGAAGCAGCTAAGAGCAATGATGTGGCTGCAATGAGGACACTCGGAAAGGGGTTGAATGCCAATGCAAAGAATGCGGTGAGTCTCCTCTACCAAGTCATTACGCCTTGAGTCCAtcgtaattttgtttttttatgttgcCATCCAGCACAATAGAACAGCTCTTCACTATGCGGTGGCTGGGAAAAACAAGGAAGCGGTTGAGCTGCTTCTACGACGCAGGGTGCAAGTGGATCAGCGGGACAAGGTAAACAGAAGCTGTGAAGTGTAACAACAAAAGATCACAAATGCAAAAGTTCCTCCAAATCCCAATGTGTGTTCCAGTTTGGTGTGGCACCCATTCATTTAGCGGCCTGGTTTGGCAGCTTGGACATCCTGAAATCATTAGTACGGGCTGGAGCAGAACAGAATGTggaaaatgaggtgatttgaactGTGCTGTCCAAGCCATATGGGCCATATTTTACAAATACATCTTCACTCATGTGTGTTTCATTAACATTTTAATAAAGATCGGCTTTCTAAATAGAGCTTTTGATTTCCCCCCTGCAGGAAGGACTGAACATCATGCACTGTGCTGCTATCAACAATCATATTGACATAGTGGAATACATTATCAACGACCTGCAAATGAAAGAACTGGACAAAGATGATCATGTACTCCATTTGAGAAGTTGTAGCGTTTTAATAGTGCCATTAATACAAAGGAGATATTTGTAATATGAATACTCAACAACAATGTAACGCTATTGAGGATATAGACAATGGAGGATAGGgtgactcgtttttttttttgtatacaaatttag
This portion of the Syngnathus scovelli strain Florida chromosome 3, RoL_Ssco_1.2, whole genome shotgun sequence genome encodes:
- the polk gene encoding DNA polymerase kappa; this translates as MENGSAASKGEGFLSRMALNDNKAGMEGLDRDKINKIIMESSKGSKFYENELKREHQVNQRIEKMMLQKAQITEQQLKKAQAQVERMASELEKSRDLSRVIVHVDMDAFYAAVEMRDCPDLKDKPMAVGSMSMLSTSNYHARKYGVRAAMPGFIAKKLCPHLVIVPCNFDKYKSVSNEIREIFADYDPHFQPMSLDEAYLDFTEHLELRKNWPEASRTHRYSYSGTDIGIEQPEHQQESEVKGFSPVLFEDSPNSSQSLSSPEAADGTGKTAEVFGTSVEEAVREMRFRIEQKTMLTASAGIAPNMMLAKVCSDKNKPNGQYRLASTREAVMDFIQNLPVRKVSGIGKVSEKMLNALDISSCAHLGQQMALLSLLFSETAWHHFMQVSLGLGSTYIMRNEERKSMSTERTFKELNKPDEQLSLLRELCEDLAQDLKKEDLKGKNITLKVKNVNFEVKTRALTLPCAIATADEIFAVAKDLLKMEIENESPQPLRLRLMGVRISSFVSPDDKKPLQKSIVGFLQLGKADVRGSTQEVRQQFEGNHLSSCPPLTAQTCQTKEEVTWQMKKKGLLEDQPAARPQLSFFQRAHAKRLQLHVCQQERENEQSISVVKLRDDDAHKRTESPKKDMGPKGATSNLSEIDGIEAHPSTSSSSLNCLTCPVCFGHVSTDDLNVFNSHIDWCLTKQEFHVPDLNKDHEGSEVPRTETHKDQVKNNEQVKPNHLINDCVHNTTLINGDSMTTHQPRSCHDKGPLLVCPVCQLTQDTNDLTVFNRHVDLCLNQEVLEEMGTSPSVEIAKSNAIDIPPTRHAGRGKSKRRDPPSYQPSKKAKGLSAHNTIDKFFR